GTATCGCCATGAAGGCGTTACGCATGAGCAGCACGTTGAGTGCCGCGACGAGCGACGGCAGCGCGACCCCGACCAAGGTGTCGTTGACGTTGATGGAGCGCACCAGCAAGAACTGGGCGATGATCACCGTCTCGATGGGCACGAGCAGCGCCGCGACGAACACGAGCGCCGCGACGCCGCGGCCACGGAAGCGAAGCCGGCCGAGGGCGTAGCCCGCGAGCGTCGCGCCGATGAGGTTGCCCCCCACGACCAGCGCGGCGACCACCGTGGAGTTCCAGACGTAGCGCAGCAGCGGCAGCCGGTCGGTGACGGCGGCGTAGTGGTCGAACGTCGGATCGGTGGGGATCAGCTGCGGCGGCCGGGCGTAGATGTTGTCGCCGGCGCCCTTCAGCGACAACGACAGCTGCCACACCAGAGGGCCGGCGAGCAACACGAACATCAGGACGAGGATCGCGTAGCGGACGACGGTACGAGAGCTCACGCGTCCTCCCGGTCACGCCGCTGGAACCAGAGCTGGCCGAGGAGGAGGACCCCCATGATCACGAACATCGCCATGCTGATCGCGCCGGCGTACCCGGTCTCGGCCTGCAGGCCCGTCCCCTCGTTCTGGATCAGCATGGTCATGGTGATGTTGCGCCCGCCCACCCCGCCGGTGCCGCCGGTGAGCACATAGACCTCGCCGAACACGCGGAACGCCGCGATCGAGGAGAACATGCCGATGAGCATCATGGTCGTGCGCACTCCCGGCATCGTGACGTGGAAGAACGTCCGGACGACGCCCGCACCGTCGACGGCCGCTGCGTCGTAGAGCGACTGATCGATGTTCGCGAGCGCGGCCAGATAGATCACCATGTAGTAGCCGAGGCCGGACCAGACGGTGACGAACATGGCGCTGATCAGCAACAGCCAGCGGTCGGTGAGGAACGGGATGGGCCGTTCGATGACGCCGAGCCAGCCCAGCAGCGAGTTGACCAGGCCCCGGCTGTCGAGCAGGTTCGTCCAGATCAGCCCGATGATCACAACCGACATGACGACGGGTAGGTAGTACGCCGTCCGGAAGAAGCCGAGCAGCCGCCCTTTCCCCGCGACCAGCGTGGCGAGGATCAAGGGCAGCAGCACCATGAAAGGAACGACGAACACCACGTACAGCGACGAGTTCAGCAGCGCCGTGCCGAAGCGCGGGTCGTCGAACATCCGCCGGAAGTTGTCCAGGCCGATGAACCGCCCGTCTCGCAGCAGCGTGGCGTCGGTGAACGCGAGCGTCAGGGTGTTGAAGAACGGGAAGAGAATGAACGTGACGACCACGGCCAGCCCGGCCGCCAGGAACAGCCATGGCACATACCAGCGCTGATGGGTCCGCAGCCCGGACCTGAAGCCGGTCCGGGCTGCTTCCCGGGTACGAGTCACTCTGCCGTGAGCCTCTCGTTGGCGTAGTCCGCGGCGTCGTCGAGCGCCTCTTGCGCGGACTTGCTGCCCTGGATGGCGAGGGCGATCTGCTCACGCAGGTAGTCGGCCGACTGCGCGGAGAAGGCCGGCGGCCAGTAGACGACGGCCTCTTCGACCTGTTCCGCCGCCGCCACCCGGACACGGGAGTCGTCGGTGTCGTCCTCTTCGGTGAAGAACGGGTCGTCGAGGATGCCCTGGGCGGACGGGAAGATGGCCGCCTCCTGCGAGAACGCGAACTGGTTGTCGGCGTTGGTCACGAATCTGGCGAATGCGATGGCCAGGTCCTGGTTCTCTGACTGGGCGTTCACCGCGATCGACTGGATGTACATGTTCGGCGCCGCGTTCGCGATCAGTGGCCCGATTGCGACGTTCTCGTACACGTCAGGCGCGGTCTCGCGCAGGTCCTGCAGTGTGTACGAGCTCCCGGGCAGCCAGCCCAGCAGACCCGCCTTGAAGCCTTCGAGCTCGCCGGTCTGCTGCTCGTTGAGGCTGTCCTCGGTCAGCCCGCCCTCCTCGTAGAGCGTCTTGTAGTGCTCGACGAGCTCCACGCCGTCGGGGTTGTTGAACGTGAATTCCGTTCCTTCGGCGTTCATCAGTTCGACCCCGTACATGCCGAAGGTCTCGATCGCGGGCATCCGCCCGATCATCGGGGTGTCGGCGCACTCGTCGGCCATCACAGTGGCCTGCTCGAAGAGCTCGTCGAACGTTTCCGGCAGGTTCTCGGAGTCGAGACCGCACTCCTCGAACAGTTCGGTGTTGAAGAACGACGGCCCGGTGTTCAGGTACCACGGATATCCGTAGGTGCCGCCACCGAGCCCGTCGAAGGTCATGGCCTCCAACGACTTCGGCAGGTAGGCCTCCTGCGCTCCCGGGTCGGCTTGTGCGATGTCGAGCAGGATGTCCGCGCTGGCCAGCGTGTAGGCGGCCTCCGGGCCGATATCCACGACGTCGGGCAACGTGCCGGCGGCGGCGTCGGCGGAGAGCTTGTCCTGGTATCCCTCGGCCGGCTGGTCGATCCAGTTGATCGTCGTCTCTGGGTTGTCTGCCTCGAAGTCGGCGATCAGGTCGGTGAAGTAGTCCTCGTAGCCGCCCTGAAGATTCCAGGTCTGGAACGTGATCTCACCGGAGAGCTCGACGTCGCCGGTGTCACCGGGATCGGCGGTGTCACCGGGATCGGCGGTGTCGGCGGAGTCGTCGTCGCCTCCGCCGACCCCGCAAGCGCTGAGAACGAGTGCCGCGGCCACACCGGTCAAGCCGGCGCGGGTGAGCCTTCTCATGGTTCACTCCTTCGTGTTGGCGGTGCGTCTGGTGTTGGGGTGGACGGCCGGATCCGCAGCGTCGCCACCTGGAACGGCCCGAGTTCCAAGAACCCGTGCCGAGGGTCGTGGAGGGCTCGCGGAAGGTCGTCGGAACTCGGGTCGAGGGGACGCTCCAGCAGGTCGGTTTCGACGACGGTCGCGTCCTCGCCGAGGCCGGCGCACCATCGGATCCGGCCGGTGGCCCGTCCACCCCGCGCTTCGAAGATGCGGACGACGACGTCGCCGGAGCCGTCGTCGGCGAGTTTGACCCAGTCGATGACGGCAAGCCCGTCACTGAGTTCGAGGGACACGAGCGGGTCCACGTCGGGCGCCGCGTCCAGCTCGGGCGCGTTGATGTCGTAGGCCGCGTTGATCGTGTCGGCGATGTCAGGTGCACAGACCACGGACCACCGCATGTGGTGCCGGCCCTGGTCAGCGTCCGGGTCCGGGAACCTGGCCCCGCGTAGGAGAGACAGCCGCACCAGAGTGCCGCCCACCGGGTTCGGTAGCCGCGACACGTCGGCGCCGTAGGTGGAGTCGTTGACCACACCCACCCCGAAGCCAGGCTCGGCCACATGGACATAGCGGTGGGTGCACGACTCGTAGCGCGCCTCGTCCCAGGCCGTGTTGTCATGGATTGCCCGCTCGACGTGGCCGTACTGCGTTTCGAACCGCGCGGTAGTGGTGCGGACGGCGACCGGCAGGCATACCTTGAGCAGCTGCTCTTGCTCCTGCCAGTCGATCTCGCATTGCATGTCGAGGCGGCGAGCGCCAGGATCGAGCTGGTAGGCCAGGCGGGCCCACGAGGCGCCGAAGCGGCGTTCGACGACGACCCGGGCTGAGCCGTCGTCAGTGGTTTCCGCGTTGAGCGACGTCATTTCGGCCAAATCCACACCGAGACCGAATACATGCCGGTCGATGTCCCAGGCGTCCCAGCGCGCTGGTTCGTCGCGGAAGAGTTGCAGCAGCCCGAGTAGTTGTCCGGGCGGCACGAGTTCGCGGCCGGTGCCGAGATCGAGGATCGACGGCACGTGCCCGGTCGTGTCGATCGTGACCCGGAGCAGGCCATTGTCGAGCACGGTGTCGCCCTCGGTGGTCGTCGAGACGTGCGTCTCGTGGCCACCGGCGGCACCGGACCTGCGAGTGTCCCACGAGGCGGTACCCCGGCCGGTGGCCGGGACGAGCCGTCCCGGGTTCAGCTCGGAATCGGTGCTCAGAGCTCTCGCTGATCGGTTGATGAGCACACTGAGGCGCTCTTCGAGCCGCTGGTACGTCTCGCGGGCCTCCCGGTGTACCCAGGAGATGGACGAGCCGGGCAGGATGTCGTGGAACTGGTTGAGCAGTACTGCGGACCAGATCTCGTCGAGTTCGCCGGCAGGGTAGGGCTCGCCCGTGGTGATGGTGGCCGTGGCGGCCAGGTATTCGGCGGTGCGGAGCATGGCCTCGGCTCTGCGGTTGCCCTGTTTCATCGCGATCTGGGAGGTCAAGGTTCCGCGGTGCAACTCGAGGTAGAGCTCGCCGAACCAGACGGCGGGATCGCCGGCGGCGACGATCTCGGCCTCGGCCTCGGCGAAGAACGCCGCGGGGTTGCGGACATCGACCCGGGGAGCGCCTTCGAGGTCGGCGAATCGCCGGGCCCGGGCCAGCATCTCTCGCGTCGGCCCACCGCCACCGTCGCCGTAACCGAACGGGAGCAGCGAATGGGATGAGACGGCCTTGTCCCGGAAATTGGTGACAGCGTGGCGCAGTTCGTGGGCGGTGACCTCAGCGGCATAGGTATCGGCCGGCGGGAAGTGGGTGAAGATCCGCGTGCCGTCGATACCCTCCCAGAAGAACGAGTGGTGCGGGAAAGGGTTGGTGTCGTTCCACGAGATCTTCTGGGTGAGGAACCACCTGAATCCCGCTCGCCTGGCGAGCTGGGGCAGGGCGCCGGAGTATCCGAAGCTGTCCGGTAGCCAGACTTCTTCCGGCTCGATTCCGAACCGGTCGAGAAAGTAGCGCTTCCCCCGGGTGAATTGCCGGACGAGGGACTCACCCGTCGGCATCACCGCGTCGGACTCCACCCACATGCCGCCCACCGGCACGAACCTGCCTTCGGCGACCCGGGCCCGCACCGGCTCGAACAGGTCGGGATGGTTCTCCTCCAGCCAGGCGTACTGCTGCGCCGACGACATGGCGTAGACGAAGCCAGGATCGGCATCCATGAGGTGCAGAACATTGGCGACCGTCCGGGCGACCTTGCGCTCGGTCTCTCGCAACGGCCACAGCCACGCCGAGTCGATGTGCGCGTGCCCAACAGCGGCTATCCGGTGCGCGGTGGCGTGGGCCGGCGCCGCGAGCACCGGGGTGAGGGCGGCTCGGGCGAGCGGCGCCGTGCGCTCGACGGCGCTCGGGTCGAGCGCGTTCAGCGCATCGTCGAGCGCGCGGACCAGCCGCCAATACCGCGGTTCGCCGGGTGAGACTTCCGCGGCCAGGCCGCCGGCCACCTCGAGGTCGCGGGCCAGCTCCCAGGTCTCGGTGTGAAACCCGCAGAGCTCAGCCCGTCTGAACTGATAATGCTCGAAGCTCCGTGCGTTCTTCTCGCCGAGATCGGTGACGACGAACGGCGGCAGGCCCAGAACCAACGGATTGGCCGCGGCCTCGATGTAGACGGTGAAGGTCCCGTCCGGGTTCACGATGCCGGAGGCGGCTCCCGGGCCGCGCAGCCGGAGCCAGCCGGCACGCGGGTGCAGCCCTTTGACCACTGACGCGTCCGGGCGATAGACGAGTGCTTCACAATGCCCGCCCACCGAGTGGTCCTCCCACCCGAGATCGACCACCAGCTCCACGACGGGTGGCGCGCTGTCCGGGATGCTCCCGTCGATGCGGAACCACGTCGTGCCCCATGCCGGCGCCCAGCGTGAGCCGAGCTCGAACGGTGCCCAATCGGGCCGCGCGCGGCCGGGGATCGGGTCCATGCCGAGGGCGTGTGTGGCGGGCACCG
This sequence is a window from Phytoactinopolyspora mesophila. Protein-coding genes within it:
- a CDS encoding carbohydrate ABC transporter permease; this translates as MFVLLAGPLVWQLSLSLKGAGDNIYARPPQLIPTDPTFDHYAAVTDRLPLLRYVWNSTVVAALVVGGNLIGATLAGYALGRLRFRGRGVAALVFVAALLVPIETVIIAQFLLVRSINVNDTLVGVALPSLVAALNVLLMRNAFMAIPRELEEASVIDGANAWQRFLRVCLPQVKGMMSVVVIFSFMGAWNDFLWPLIVLSDQQNYTLTVGLNHLRGTFVDDPRLVAAGTIIALVPIVIFFVALQRFFFRGLESGGIKG
- a CDS encoding carbohydrate ABC transporter permease, whose amino-acid sequence is MRTHQRWYVPWLFLAAGLAVVVTFILFPFFNTLTLAFTDATLLRDGRFIGLDNFRRMFDDPRFGTALLNSSLYVVFVVPFMVLLPLILATLVAGKGRLLGFFRTAYYLPVVMSVVIIGLIWTNLLDSRGLVNSLLGWLGVIERPIPFLTDRWLLLISAMFVTVWSGLGYYMVIYLAALANIDQSLYDAAAVDGAGVVRTFFHVTMPGVRTTMMLIGMFSSIAAFRVFGEVYVLTGGTGGVGGRNITMTMLIQNEGTGLQAETGYAGAISMAMFVIMGVLLLGQLWFQRRDREDA
- a CDS encoding ABC transporter substrate-binding protein — its product is MRRLTRAGLTGVAAALVLSACGVGGGDDDSADTADPGDTADPGDTGDVELSGEITFQTWNLQGGYEDYFTDLIADFEADNPETTINWIDQPAEGYQDKLSADAAAGTLPDVVDIGPEAAYTLASADILLDIAQADPGAQEAYLPKSLEAMTFDGLGGGTYGYPWYLNTGPSFFNTELFEECGLDSENLPETFDELFEQATVMADECADTPMIGRMPAIETFGMYGVELMNAEGTEFTFNNPDGVELVEHYKTLYEEGGLTEDSLNEQQTGELEGFKAGLLGWLPGSSYTLQDLRETAPDVYENVAIGPLIANAAPNMYIQSIAVNAQSENQDLAIAFARFVTNADNQFAFSQEAAIFPSAQGILDDPFFTEEDDTDDSRVRVAAAEQVEEAVVYWPPAFSAQSADYLREQIALAIQGSKSAQEALDDAADYANERLTAE
- a CDS encoding alpha-mannosidase; protein product: MHSHPQLTLERLERVLRERIAPNVHSPLAPVSLHAWQVDADGEPVPATHALGMDPIPGRARPDWAPFELGSRWAPAWGTTWFRIDGSIPDSAPPVVELVVDLGWEDHSVGGHCEALVYRPDASVVKGLHPRAGWLRLRGPGAASGIVNPDGTFTVYIEAAANPLVLGLPPFVVTDLGEKNARSFEHYQFRRAELCGFHTETWELARDLEVAGGLAAEVSPGEPRYWRLVRALDDALNALDPSAVERTAPLARAALTPVLAAPAHATAHRIAAVGHAHIDSAWLWPLRETERKVARTVANVLHLMDADPGFVYAMSSAQQYAWLEENHPDLFEPVRARVAEGRFVPVGGMWVESDAVMPTGESLVRQFTRGKRYFLDRFGIEPEEVWLPDSFGYSGALPQLARRAGFRWFLTQKISWNDTNPFPHHSFFWEGIDGTRIFTHFPPADTYAAEVTAHELRHAVTNFRDKAVSSHSLLPFGYGDGGGGPTREMLARARRFADLEGAPRVDVRNPAAFFAEAEAEIVAAGDPAVWFGELYLELHRGTLTSQIAMKQGNRRAEAMLRTAEYLAATATITTGEPYPAGELDEIWSAVLLNQFHDILPGSSISWVHREARETYQRLEERLSVLINRSARALSTDSELNPGRLVPATGRGTASWDTRRSGAAGGHETHVSTTTEGDTVLDNGLLRVTIDTTGHVPSILDLGTGRELVPPGQLLGLLQLFRDEPARWDAWDIDRHVFGLGVDLAEMTSLNAETTDDGSARVVVERRFGASWARLAYQLDPGARRLDMQCEIDWQEQEQLLKVCLPVAVRTTTARFETQYGHVERAIHDNTAWDEARYESCTHRYVHVAEPGFGVGVVNDSTYGADVSRLPNPVGGTLVRLSLLRGARFPDPDADQGRHHMRWSVVCAPDIADTINAAYDINAPELDAAPDVDPLVSLELSDGLAVIDWVKLADDGSGDVVVRIFEARGGRATGRIRWCAGLGEDATVVETDLLERPLDPSSDDLPRALHDPRHGFLELGPFQVATLRIRPSTPTPDAPPTRRSEP